A window of Drosophila subobscura isolate 14011-0131.10 chromosome E, UCBerk_Dsub_1.0, whole genome shotgun sequence contains these coding sequences:
- the LOC117889876 gene encoding protein amalgam — protein MIKARDSTRLLLICLLIGQFYVRCNGSPIEDETDYQGDDYDYGESDAEDDVEGADPPEVQDLSGSPPYFDQTELRIEAKPGDSVILNCDARNFQINNAVMWYKGSTIIANGQNAISHRVEGMKNNSILLRDVTPDDSGEYYCAILPQNVRQLTTLRVGARLSILCDDRDITDRSQTFRQGDHHKLECRTYTGTETSIKWSFNGQRMESSPDDTADGIVVLDNVDEMNAGVYQCLGDDGSRDPPHGMVTIDVHYSPKVSTHRHHVNTEDGGTAEMYCNYRANPIAISFFIKDGKTLQLSEKYSIKNSFHNGHNRTTLVVKDVDVSDLGEYLCHVENAIGSNEAKIHLSYNPETPQFEDMTIDGTKVTMHWLVRSLQPLSEAMLDYKLTGSYTWSTVSVLQTQRHNQTGGIWKITHQLDLPARGLWHARVKTKNTQGWSNFSPDHDFRLADDDASNELTDMELPPDQIMRAGIGSVGGGAASALQQLPAGSIFLAGLSVLWLRLRL, from the exons ATGATTAAGGCGAGAGATTCGACGCGGCTGTTGCTCATTTGTCTGCTAATTGGACAATTTTATG TTCGGTGTAATGGGTCGCCCATTGAGGATGAAACAGACTACCAGGGCGATGACTACGACTATGGGGAGTCTGATGCTGAGGATGACGTAGAAGGAGCAGATCCGCCCGAGGTCCAGGATCTGTCCGGTTCGCCGCCATACTTTGACCAGACCGAGCTGAGGATCGAGGCCAAGCCCGGAGATTCTGTGATCCTCAATTGTGATGCACGCAATTTCCAAA TCAACAACGCGGTGATGTGGTACAAGGGCAGTACGATCATTGCGAATGGACAGAATGCAATTAGCCACCGGGTGGAGGGTATGAAGAACAACTCGATCCTGCTGAGGGATGTCACGCCGGACGATTCAGGGGAATACTATTGTGCCATACTGCCGCAGAACGTTCGACAACTGACGACACTGAGGGTGGGCGCCCGGCTGTCGATCCTCTGCGACGATCGCGATATTACGGATCGCTCGCAGACGTTCAGGCAGGGCGACCACCACAAGCTCGAGTGTCGAACGTACACGGGCACAGAGACCAGCATCAAGTGGTCGTTTAAT GGTCAGCGCATGGAGTCGTCGCCCGATGACACTGCCGATGGGATCGTTGTGCTGGACAACGTGGACGAGATGAATGCCGGCGTTTACCAGTGCCTCGGCGACGATGGCAGCCGCGATCCCCCCCACGGCATGGTCACAATCGATGTCCACTACAGCCCCAAGGTCTCGACGCACCGGCACCACGTGAACACCGAGGACGGCGGCACGGCCGAGATGTATTGCAACTATCGCGCCAATCCCATTGCCATCAGCTTCTTTATCAAGGATGGGAAGACTCTGCAGCTGTCCGAGAAGTACTCGATCAAGAACTCCTTCCACAATGGCCACAATCGCACCACGTTGGTTGTcaaggatgtggatgtgagCGACCTGGGCGAGTATCTGTGCCACGTGGAGAACGCCATTGGCTCCAACGAGGCCAAGATCCACCTCAGCTACAACCCGGAGACGCCGCAATTCGAGGACATGACCATTGACGGCACCAAGGTCACCATGCACTGGCTGGTGCGCAGTCTGCAGCCTCTGTCCGAGGCCATGCTCGACTACAAGCTGACAGGG TCGTACACTTGGAGCACCGTTTCGGTTCTGCAGACGCAGCGACACAATCAGACGGGAGGCATCTGGAAGATCACGCATCAGCTGGATCTGCCTGCGAGAGGCCTGTGGCATGCACGCGTAAAGACGAAGAACACCCAGGGGTGGTCCAACTTCTCGCCAGATCACGATTTCCGATTAGCGGACGATGATG CATCCAATGAGCTTACCGATATGGAGCTGCCACCCGACCAGATCATGCGCGCCGGCATCGGCTCAGTGGGTGgtggagcagcatcagcgttacagcagctgcctgctggctcGATCTTCTTGGCAGGTCTCAGCGTgctctggctgcggctgcgtctCTAA
- the LOC117889878 gene encoding uncharacterized protein LOC117889878, producing MMSRKALLIAGLLLIVGSSLVFSYPQSGNDDEEMMADDDFEYEQDDQSASSQQTKIQSQIPAKSDGSAPPNRTVTVTGIRGEDVVLKCDLDTTQSILWFFGTNIIANGGTLVQPNFKLDTENYDLTILKASPQDAGDYYCKALPQGSILNTKVVIAEHSLDAIAPESSTSASSSLPSLPFSLLWAVLTGVCLLKIGRH from the exons TGTTCTCCTACCCCCAATCCGGCAACGACGATGAGGAAATGATGGCGGATGATGATTTCGAGTACGAGCAAGATGACCAGAGTGCCTCCAGCCAGCAGACGAAGATTCAGAGCCAAATTCCTGCCAAGTCTGACGGCAGTGCGCCGCCAAACCGAACCGTAACAGTAACTGGCATTCGCGGCGAGGATGTGGTCCTTAAGTGCGACCTGGACACCACCC AGAGCATCTTGTGGTTCTTTGGGACGAATATTATCGCCAATGGTGGCACATTGGTGCAGCCCAACTTTAAGCTGGACACTGAAAATTACGACCTGACCATACTGAAGGCAAGTCCACAAGATGCCGGCGATTACTACTGCAAGGCTCTGCCACAGGGATCTATTCTGAACACCAAGGTGGTCATCGCCGAACATTCCCTCGATGCCATTGCACCGGAGAGCTCCACCTCAGCGTCAAGCAGTCTGCCCAGCCTCCCCTTCTCGCTTCTGTGGGCGGTGCTCACTGGAGTCTGTCTGCTGAAGATCGGCAGACATTAG
- the LOC117889877 gene encoding neurotrimin translates to MKMLPEKCALAWWIFVGLVLDLVCAELDFNNDLENSQKFQSIPTTVKTFENDTVLLPCTLNTPFRYVRWHRDDVALVDSRHPEILPPDRIMLWPNGSLQVANVQSEDTGDYYCEMNSDSGHVVQQHAIEVQLAPRVLIEPSGLTELPIGATFEVVCEAQGVPQPVVDWRRDGHSLGQGASTGNRQSHITEIKSRSQSGLIECFASNGVGEPAVAGVYLHVLFSPEVNLPQSVVYTKLGTRAHLECIVEAAPAATVKWFHHGLPVALGTHYSSHETELQSNRSLEHYVNGVRHMLVIKNVRNADMGQFECRASNRIGARIASIELTGRPMPCIFKINPGTQSSTSHVLVWQTESLLPIMEFKLKFRQIPSNNITRQIRTNWTELTIPAQATNGLIYITTYTLHGLQPASLYEVSVLARNSFGWSDNSKTVRFATGGEVELPNYSTESELQNDVTEEQDFLNEITQRSDTLRASMMFNSGSAAEGRGLSRALIYSICLILVLTYQ, encoded by the exons atgaaaatgttaccCGAAAAGTGTGCACTTGCTTGGTGGATATTTGTGGGCCTAGTCCTGGACCTTGTGTGCGCGGAGCTGGACTTTAACAATGATCTGGAGAACAGCCAGAAGTTCCAGAGTATTCCAACGACAGTGAAAACATTCGAAAATGACACGGTCCTGCTGCCCTGCACCTTGAACA CTCCATTCCGATACGTGCGCTGGCACCGCGACGATGTGGCACTGGTGGACTCTCGGCACCCGGAGATACTGCCGCCAGATCGCATCATGCTCTGGCCCAATGGCAGCCTGCAGGTGGCTAATGTGCAGTCGGAGGACACCGGGGACTACTACTGCGAGATGAACTCGGACTCGGGCCATGTGGTGCAGCAGCACGCCATCGAGGTGCAGCTGGCGCCACGCGTCCTCATCGAGCCCAGCGGACTGACGGAGCTGCCGATTGGAGCCACCTTCGAGGTGGTATGCGAGGCGCAGGGCGTGCCCCAACCGGTGGTAGACTGGCGACGGGATGGACACAGCCTGGGCCAAGGGGCGAGCACGGGCAATCGGCAGAGCCACATCACGGAGATCAAGTCGCGTAGTCAGTCGGGTCTGATCGAGTGCTTCGCCAGCAATGGCGTGGGAGAGCCGGCCGTGGCGGGAGTCTATCTGCATGTGCTGT TCTCTCCCGAGGTAAATCTCCCTCAATCGGTGGTGTACACCAAGCTTGGGACGCGAGCCCATCTCGAATGCATTGTGGAGGCGGCGCCGGCGGCCACCGTCAAGTGGTTCCACCACGGCCTGCCCGTGGCATTGGGCACGCACTATTCCAGCCACGAGACCGAGCTGCAGTCCAACCGCTCTCTCGAACACTACGTGAACGGTGTCCGCCACATGCTGGTGATCAAGAACGTGCGCAACGCGGACATGGGGCAGTTCGAGTGCCGGGCAAGCAACAGGATCGGTGCAAGGATTGCCAGCATTGAGCTGACCGGCCGACCCATGCCGTGCATCTTCAAGATCAATCCGGGCACGCAGAGCTCCACGTCGCACGTGCTGGTGTGGCAGACGGAGAGTCTGCTGCCCATCATGGAGTTCAAGCTGAAGTTCCGCCAGATCCCATCCAACAACATCACCAGGCAAATACGAACCAACTGGACAGAGCTAACGATCCCTGCTCAGGCCACAAATG GACTCATCTACATCACGACGTATACGCTTCATGGCCTGCAGCCGGCAAGTCTCTACGAGGTCTCCGTTCTGGCGAGAAACAGTTTCGGGTGgagcgacaacagcaaaactGTTCGCTTTGCCACGGGTGGAGAGG TTGAGCTGCCCAACTATTCAACGGAATCGGAGCTGCAGAACGATGTCACTGAGGAGCAGGACTTCCTGAACGAAATTACCCAGAGATCGGACACTCTGCGAGCCAGCATGATGTTCAATTCGGGCTCAGCAGCTGAAGGCCGTGGGCTCAGTAGAGCCTTGATCTATTCCATCTGCCTAATATTAGTCCTGACATACCAGTAA
- the LOC117891554 gene encoding LOW QUALITY PROTEIN: RNA polymerase-associated protein Rtf1 (The sequence of the model RefSeq protein was modified relative to this genomic sequence to represent the inferred CDS: inserted 1 base in 1 codon): MGKRRTQSQIDSNSSDSDSESDTKLESDLLSVAKKRKKPQNASKASSLSDSDSDWANNKSGAPATKKKKRPKKASRDSSSSESNWDDESQDEVQPPPVEKKPEEAPKPGNVSEHEEGEVSDSDSDDSKSNSSSGSDSSGSSSSSSDAEFDDGFDDDMMGDEEDRKRLNDLSEKERETEIFKRIEQREIRRTRWEIERKLKLARRGERNEKSRSKGERAKKKKEKKAKKSRNXPPSMPPPSNSVLSELEPKPISDVGSKSPLPLSASRDVASTSAAVASILNDRGSDDQSASGMGDYFDHKERSKERKKNVEANKTDDKRSNAMALLKAKREGKAKREEEEAKRQAERDRDDKEELESVSGCKSAVKLKASEIYSDDSGSSDWDEDEKPTGKRSRSISSKASSESEDDDKTTKSPTFISNREDLNKLRLSRHKMERFVNLPIFESTVLNCFVRISIGNNGQKPVYLVAEITGVVETGKIYSLGTTRTNRGLRLKHGTQERVFRLEFISNQEFTENEFKKWKDSCQEQHVQMPSMELIDIKANDIKKALNYEFKDEDVDKIVEEKNRFRNRPTNYAMKKTCLMKERDAAMLRGDYDIAQDLSQQIDELENRASELDKRRSHTLNLISYINDRNRKKNVQDAEKAIMEEARANKGQKICDPFTRRITQPRMGFKGTKKDEDDIQLAPLPPPPPGKKRPNEAGSSNSNAKPTDAKDFSLYSLHDFDIDLDVPLPVNSTNSVPKPANKPAETVSKRSLNLEDYKKKRGLI, from the exons ATGGGAAAACGGAGGACGCAATCCCAGATCGACTCGAACTCGAGCGACAGTGATAGCGAATCGGACACCAAACTGGAGTCG GACCTCCTGTCGGTGGCCAAGAAGCGCAAGAAGCCGCAAAATGCCAGCAAGGCGAGCTCCCTAtccgactcggactcggattGGGCGAACAACAAATCTGGAGCGCCTGccacaaagaagaagaagcgtCCGAAGAAGGCCAGCAGGGACTCAAGTTCGTCAGAGTCCAACTGGGACGATGAGAGCCAGGATGAAGTGCAGCCCCCGCCTGTGGAGAAGAAGCCCGAGGAGGCTCCGAAGCCCGGCAACGTCAGCGAGCACGAGGAGGGCGAAGTCTCCGACAGCGACTCGGACGACTCGAAATCAAACTCCTCATCTGGCTCCGATTCATCCGGCTCGTCCTCGTCCAGCTCCGACGCAGAGTTCGATGATGGCTTCGACGACGACATGATGGGCGATGAGGAGGATCGCAAGCGTCTCAATGATCTGTCGGAAAAGGAGCGCGAGACGGAGATCTTTAAGCGCATCGAACAGCGGGAAATCAGGCGAACGCGCTGGGAGATCGAGAGGAAGCTGAAGCTTGCCCGGCGGGgcgaaagaaacgaaaagtCAAGGTCAAAGGGGGAGCgggccaaaaagaagaaggagaagaaggccAAAAAATCAAGGA TACCTCCGTCTATGCCACCGCCATCAAACTCCGTACTATCCGAGCTGGAGCCCAAACCGATCAGCGATGTGGGCAGCAAAAGTCCCCTGCCTCTGTCCGCCAGTCGGGATGTGGCCTCAACTTCGGCGGCCGTGGCCAGCATTCTCAATGACCGAGGATCAGACGATCAGTCTGCCTCCGGCATGGGCGACTATTTTGATCACAAAGAACGCTCCAAGGAGCGAAAGAAGAATGTGGAGGCCAACAAAACCGATGACAAGCGAAGCAATGCCATGGCCCTGCTGAAGGCCAAGCGAGAGGGCAAGGCCAAGAGAG aggaagaggaagctAAGAGGCAAGCCGAACGCGATCGAGACGACAAGGAGGAACTTGAGAGCGTCTCTGGCTGCAAGTCGGCCGTGAAGCTGAAAGCATCGGAGATATACTCGGACGACTCGGGCAGCAGCGACTGGGACGAGGATGAGAAGCCAACGGGCAAGCGCTCACGTTCGATTAGCAGCAAGGCTTCCAGCGAGTCCGAGGATGATGACAAGACTACCAAGAGTCCTACGTTCATATCGAACCGCGAGGATCTGAACAAGCTGCGGCTGTCGCGCCACAAGATGGAGCGCTTCGTCAATTTGCCCATCTTCGAGAGCACCGTTCTGAACTGCTTTGTGAGAATAAGCATTGGCAACAATGGCCAGAAGCCGGTCTATCTAGTCGCTGAGATCACCGGCGTGGTGGAGACGGGCAAGATATATAGCCTGGGAACCACGAGAACCAATCGGGGACTTCGCCTCAAGCACGGCACTCAGGAGCGAGTCTTTCGGCTGGAGTTCATCTCCAATCAGGAGTTCACCGAGAACGAGTTCAAAAAGTGGAAGGACAGCTGCCAAGAGCAGCACGTCCAGATGCCCTCCATGGAACTCATCGACATAAAGGCGAACGATATTAAGAAGGCCCTGAACTACGAGTTCAAGGACGAGGATGTGGACAAGATTGTGGAGGAAAAGAATCGCTTCCGCAACCGTCCCACCAACTATGCCATGAAGAAGACCTGCCTGATGAAGGAGCGCGATGCAGCCATGCTGCGCGGTGACTACGACATTGCCCAGGATCTGAGCCAGCAGATCGATGAGCTGGAGAACAGAGCCTCGGAGCTGGACAAGCGAAGATCGCACACACTGAATCTGATTTCGTACATCAATGATCGCAACCGCAAGAAGAACGTTCAAGATGCCGAGAAGGCGATCATGGAGGAGGCCCGGGCCAACAAGGGCCAGAAGATATGTGATCCATTCACACGACGCATCACACAGCCGCGCATGGGTTTCAAAGGCACCAAGAAGGACGAGGACGATATACAGCTCGCACCCCTGCCCCCGCCGCCGCCAGGCAAGAAACGGCCAAATGAGGCCGGCTCCTCAAACTCCAACGCGAAGCCCACAGACGCCAAGGACTTTAGCCTGTACTCGCTGCATGACTTTGACATAGACCTGGATGTGCCTCTGCCGG TTAACAGCACAAATTCGGTGCCAAAGCCAGCGAATAAACCAGCCGAAACCGTCTCCAAGCGGTCGCTTAATCTGGAGGACTACAAGAAGAAGCGCGGCCTCATCTAG